The following are encoded in a window of Sphingobium sp. AP49 genomic DNA:
- a CDS encoding efflux RND transporter periplasmic adaptor subunit — translation MPIFAERRSLRVAPIALCILITACGQEKAPKKGPAEVGVVTLTAQNVTVSSELPARTVSTMQSEVRPQITGVIQKRLFTEGSMVTAGQPLYQIDERLYRASRDEAQAALVSAQATAVAAQAKAQRYRGLGDTEAVSAQDRDDVIATSRQAAAAVGQARASLDTANVNLTFTQVRAPISGRIGRSAFTPGALITASQTDPLATIQQLDPIFVDITQSSAQLLALRRSLASGQTLPASATVRLKLDDGSTYPQAGRIEFAEPIVDPDSGTITLRARFPNPDGLLLPGMFVRVVAPQSVVPNAILAPQQGISRDAKGDATALVVTKDNKVERRSVVAAQAIGDKWLITSGLKAGDRLIVEGTDKVQPDDKVKPVPATQAAK, via the coding sequence ATGCCCATTTTCGCAGAGCGCCGGAGCCTCCGGGTCGCACCGATTGCATTATGCATCCTGATCACCGCTTGCGGACAGGAAAAGGCACCCAAAAAGGGGCCTGCGGAAGTGGGCGTGGTGACATTGACGGCCCAGAATGTGACGGTGTCTTCGGAATTGCCGGCGCGTACCGTGTCGACGATGCAGTCCGAGGTCCGGCCGCAGATCACTGGCGTGATCCAGAAGCGGCTGTTCACCGAAGGGTCGATGGTCACGGCGGGCCAGCCGCTCTACCAGATTGACGAGCGTCTCTATCGTGCATCGCGCGACGAGGCCCAGGCGGCACTGGTGAGCGCGCAGGCGACGGCTGTGGCGGCACAGGCCAAGGCGCAGCGCTATCGCGGGCTGGGTGATACCGAAGCGGTGAGCGCGCAGGATCGCGATGATGTGATCGCGACCTCGCGTCAGGCGGCGGCGGCCGTCGGCCAGGCCCGTGCCTCGCTCGACACCGCCAATGTCAATCTGACCTTCACCCAGGTCCGTGCGCCGATCAGCGGCCGGATCGGCCGGTCGGCCTTTACTCCGGGCGCGCTCATCACCGCGAGTCAAACCGATCCGCTGGCGACGATCCAGCAGCTTGACCCGATTTTCGTCGATATCACCCAGTCGAGCGCGCAGTTGCTCGCGCTGCGCCGGTCGCTGGCGTCGGGCCAGACGCTGCCGGCCAGTGCTACCGTTCGGTTGAAGCTGGACGATGGCTCCACCTATCCCCAGGCGGGGCGGATCGAATTTGCCGAGCCGATCGTCGATCCCGACAGCGGCACCATCACCCTGCGCGCCCGCTTCCCCAATCCCGACGGTCTGCTGCTGCCCGGCATGTTCGTGCGCGTGGTCGCGCCCCAGTCGGTGGTGCCCAATGCCATTCTGGCGCCGCAGCAGGGCATCAGCCGTGATGCCAAGGGCGATGCCACCGCGCTGGTGGTGACGAAGGACAACAAGGTCGAGCGCCGGTCGGTCGTCGCGGCGCAGGCGATCGGCGACAAATGGCTGATTACGTCGGGGCTGAAGGCGGGCGACCGCCTGATCGTCGAGGGTACCGACAAGGTGCAGCCCGACGACAAGGTCAAGCCGGTGCCCGCCACCCAGGCCGCGAAGTAG
- a CDS encoding efflux RND transporter permease subunit, producing the protein MLSRFFIDRPIFAWVIAIGIMMAGLGAMLSLPIAQYPDIAPPSVGISATYPGASAETVEASVTQVIEQQLTGIDGLMYFSSSSTATGQSRITVTFKKGTDPDTAQVQVQNKVQQALSRLPSAVQQQGLTVTKSQTDFLMVVGLYDRTDKATQSDIADYLVNNFQDPIARIDGIGATQIFGSQYAMRIWLDPYKLATVKLMPSDVETAIRAQNVEVSAGQIGADPAPVGQQLNATVTARARLQTPDQFRNIVVKTRTDGSVVHLSDVARVELGNESYTTTALMNGHPASGMALQLAPGADALKTAELVKTKVAELSSNLPHGYTIAFPRDTTPFIKLSVNEVIQTLIEAVLLVVVVMFVFLQSWRATLIPAIAVPVVLLGTFGVLALFGYSINTLTLFGMVLSIGLLVDDAIVVVENVERIMEEEGLSPRDATIKSMLEIGSALVGIALVLSAVLLPMAFFGGSTGVIYRQFSITIVSSMLLSVLVALVLSPALCATILKPIDKEKRERGIAGKFNRWFERMTHGYVRRVGAVINRRLLFWGGYVVVLGLLWLLFVRLPTSFLPVEDQGQVMVQITLPAGAKSSRTANAVERVQSYFLNDEKDNTAFAFIISGFSFQGQGENTAQGFINLAPWDDRNGRANSAGGIAMRANKQLSAIRDAKVLALTPPSIRGLGQSNGFTFELLNTGGLSRAHFLELRNQLLKAANADPSLSGVRAATLEDTPQLKVDIDTEKLAVLGLTQSDVDDVLSSAWGSTYVNDFIDRGRVKRVYMQADAPYRALPTDIQNWQVRSSSTGEMVPFSAFASTHWTMGPTTVARFNGQSSYEIQGEPASGSSSGAAMDRMVELQKQLPAGTSYAWSGLSYQEQLSGGQAPLLYGLSVLVVFLCLAALYESWSIPLAVLLVIPLGLIGAVVAVWARGLENNIYFQVGLLTTMGLAAKNAILIVEFAELAHRNGRNALEAALEAARLRFRPILMTSLAFIAGVIPLAIATGAGAQSRVAIGTAVVGGMVTATVLAIFYVPLFFVSIARLFGMDKKKPGGEPPAQDAPVDGVPA; encoded by the coding sequence GTGCTGAGCCGTTTTTTCATCGACCGCCCGATTTTCGCCTGGGTCATCGCCATCGGTATCATGATGGCCGGCCTGGGGGCCATGCTGAGCCTGCCGATCGCGCAATATCCCGATATCGCGCCGCCGTCCGTCGGTATCAGCGCCACCTATCCGGGCGCGTCGGCCGAGACGGTGGAGGCCAGCGTCACCCAGGTGATCGAGCAGCAGCTGACCGGCATCGACGGCCTCATGTATTTCTCCTCCTCGTCGACCGCGACGGGGCAATCGCGCATCACCGTCACCTTCAAGAAGGGCACCGATCCTGACACCGCGCAGGTGCAGGTACAGAACAAGGTGCAACAGGCGCTGAGCCGTCTGCCCAGCGCGGTGCAGCAGCAGGGCCTGACCGTCACCAAATCGCAGACCGACTTCCTGATGGTGGTCGGCCTCTACGATCGCACCGACAAGGCGACCCAGTCCGACATCGCCGATTATCTGGTCAATAATTTCCAGGATCCGATCGCCCGCATCGACGGCATCGGCGCGACGCAAATCTTCGGTTCGCAATATGCGATGCGGATCTGGCTCGATCCTTACAAGCTGGCGACCGTCAAGCTGATGCCGTCCGACGTCGAGACGGCGATCAGGGCACAGAATGTCGAAGTGTCAGCCGGCCAGATCGGTGCCGATCCCGCGCCGGTGGGGCAGCAGCTCAACGCCACGGTCACCGCGCGCGCACGCCTGCAGACGCCGGACCAGTTCCGCAACATCGTGGTGAAGACCCGGACCGACGGTTCGGTGGTGCATCTGTCCGATGTTGCGCGGGTCGAACTGGGCAATGAAAGCTATACCACCACCGCGCTGATGAACGGTCACCCCGCATCGGGCATGGCGCTGCAACTCGCGCCCGGCGCCGACGCGCTCAAGACCGCCGAACTGGTGAAGACCAAGGTCGCCGAGCTGTCGTCGAACCTGCCGCACGGCTATACCATCGCCTTCCCCCGCGACACCACGCCCTTCATCAAGCTGTCGGTGAACGAGGTCATCCAGACGCTGATCGAGGCGGTGCTGCTGGTCGTCGTGGTGATGTTCGTCTTCCTGCAGAGCTGGCGCGCCACGCTGATTCCCGCGATCGCCGTGCCGGTCGTGTTGCTGGGCACCTTCGGCGTGCTCGCGCTGTTCGGCTATTCGATCAATACGCTGACCCTGTTCGGCATGGTGCTGTCGATCGGCTTGCTGGTCGATGACGCGATCGTCGTGGTCGAGAATGTCGAACGCATCATGGAGGAGGAGGGGCTGTCGCCCCGCGACGCGACGATCAAGTCGATGCTGGAAATTGGCAGCGCCCTGGTCGGCATCGCACTGGTCCTGTCGGCGGTCCTGCTGCCGATGGCCTTCTTCGGCGGATCGACCGGCGTCATCTATCGCCAGTTTTCGATCACCATCGTCTCGTCGATGCTGCTGTCGGTGCTGGTCGCGTTGGTGCTGTCGCCCGCACTGTGCGCCACCATCCTGAAGCCGATCGACAAGGAAAAGCGCGAACGCGGTATCGCCGGCAAGTTCAACCGCTGGTTCGAGCGGATGACCCATGGCTATGTGCGCCGGGTTGGCGCGGTCATCAACCGGCGGCTGCTGTTCTGGGGTGGCTATGTCGTGGTGCTGGGTCTGCTGTGGCTGCTGTTCGTGCGCTTGCCCACCAGCTTCCTGCCGGTCGAGGACCAGGGCCAGGTCATGGTGCAGATCACCCTGCCGGCCGGCGCCAAATCGTCGCGCACCGCCAATGCGGTGGAGCGGGTGCAGAGCTATTTCCTGAACGACGAGAAGGACAATACCGCCTTCGCCTTCATCATCTCGGGCTTCAGCTTCCAGGGGCAGGGCGAAAATACGGCGCAGGGCTTCATCAACCTTGCGCCCTGGGACGACCGCAATGGCAGGGCGAACAGCGCCGGTGGCATCGCCATGCGTGCCAACAAGCAGTTGTCGGCGATTCGCGATGCCAAGGTGCTGGCGTTGACGCCACCATCGATCCGCGGCCTTGGCCAGTCCAACGGTTTCACCTTCGAGCTGTTGAACACGGGCGGTCTCAGCCGTGCGCACTTCCTGGAACTGCGTAACCAGTTGCTCAAGGCGGCGAATGCCGACCCCAGCCTGTCGGGCGTGCGCGCCGCGACGCTGGAGGATACGCCGCAACTCAAGGTCGATATCGATACCGAGAAGCTGGCCGTACTGGGGCTGACCCAGAGCGACGTCGACGATGTGCTGAGCTCGGCCTGGGGTAGCACCTATGTCAACGATTTCATCGATCGCGGTCGGGTGAAGCGCGTCTATATGCAGGCAGACGCCCCCTATCGCGCGCTGCCCACCGATATCCAGAACTGGCAGGTGCGCTCCAGCAGCACGGGCGAGATGGTGCCCTTCTCCGCCTTTGCCTCAACCCATTGGACCATGGGGCCGACCACGGTCGCGCGCTTCAACGGTCAGTCCTCCTACGAAATTCAGGGCGAGCCGGCATCCGGTTCCAGCTCGGGTGCGGCAATGGACCGGATGGTGGAGCTGCAAAAGCAGTTGCCGGCGGGGACCAGCTATGCCTGGAGCGGCCTCAGCTATCAGGAGCAACTGTCGGGTGGGCAGGCGCCGCTGCTCTATGGGCTGTCGGTGCTGGTCGTGTTTTTGTGCCTGGCCGCGCTGTATGAAAGCTGGTCGATCCCGCTCGCGGTGCTGCTGGTCATCCCGCTCGGCCTGATCGGCGCGGTGGTCGCGGTGTGGGCGCGCGGGCTGGAGAATAATATCTACTTCCAGGTGGGTCTGCTGACGACCATGGGCCTGGCGGCAAAGAATGCGATCCTGATCGTCGAGTTTGCCGAGCTGGCGCATCGTAACGGTCGCAATGCGCTGGAAGCGGCGCTGGAGGCTGCCCGGCTGCGCTTCCGTCCGATCCTGATGACCAGCCTGGCCTTTATCGCGGGCGTCATTCCGCTCGCCATCGCCACCGGCGCGGGCGCGCAGAGCCGCGTCGCGATCGGCACGGCGGTGGTCGGCGGCATGGTGACGGCGACGGTACTGGCGATCTTCTATGTGCCGCTCTTCTTCGTCTCGATCGCCCGCCTGTTCGGCATGGACAAGAAGAAGCCGGGCGGCGAGCCGCCGGCCCAGGACGCGCCCGTGGACGGAGTGCCCGCATGA